The Helianthus annuus cultivar XRQ/B chromosome 11, HanXRQr2.0-SUNRISE, whole genome shotgun sequence region ATGGATAAAACATAGGGTGCACTAAAATGGTTAGACTAATCCCTACGgacttagggctgtaaacgaattGAACGTTTAACGAACAGTTTGTGAATCGATCGACGAAAAGTTCGGTTACCTTCGTtcacgaacaagaaattttgttcgattagttaaacgaatgaacatgaacaagaaatttcattcAATTAGTTAAACggacgaacatgaacagaggtctcgttcgttcaactttgtttgtgaacgttcggtaacgtgttcgtgaacattgttcgtttgtttatgttgttcatGAGTTTTAtgtacttttatttattttatctaaacTTTTTGTATTCTTTatcttttctttattttattattctaAAAATTAAAGTACAAAACCATATTCCCACGGTGCTTATGCACTGTTCCCCTCTCCTTCCTCAATATTCACATTGACAAACACTATCAACCTCCGTTCCACTATTATGGCTTCAAGTTCCAGCGTTGTTTCCTCCGCTATCCACCTCTAGACTATGTCGCTTTCACCAATTTTATTTGCGTTcgtgaacacgttcatttccttaatgaacgaacacgaacataaaatcttgttcggtaagtgttcatgatcGTTCGTGAACTCAtttatttccttaatgaacgaaaaCAAAAAGAcgttgttcgtgttcgtttacaaccctatcTATTGTGTATGTACTGGGTTAGCTCCTTGCTAGTCTTATTTGAGTATCGATATCACATATTTAAAAAGAATGTCACAtctagacctggcaaacgggtcggttcgggtcgggtcgggtcatgggtcaaaatgggttcgggtcaaaacaggttcgggtcaaaacgggtcaattacaaaaaagggttgttttggttcgggtcaaaacgggttcgggtcggaacgggttcgggtcagaacgggttcgggttgaaacgggtccgggtcagaacgggtttcgggtcgggttggttaaaaattgctttctttaaaaaaatgagagattgaaaccgatccgaaaCAAAACCGAAAACTGAAAGGATTGAAACGAAACAAAAACTGAAACGAAACAAAAAAAACTGAAAGGATTGACCGATCCGAAACGAAACCGAAAAAGCCAtcaaaacgaaacaaaaaatCAAAACCGAACTAAAACGAAACCGAATAAACGAccaaacagaaacaaaaaaacCGAAACGAAACGAAACACAAAAACTAAAAAGATCGAAACCGATCCGAAATGAAATAAAAATACTGACAAAATTGAAAGCAATCCGAAACGAAACCAAAAAAATCGATCAAAAcgaaataaaaaatcaaaacccATAATACTCTTATCAACTCAACACCATAACCATAACAACCATGGCTCCAGTGACAAAGTTGAACCAAATTTTCAGCACTTTTCTGGCCATCCCGAGCTCTCCAGTGACAAACGCACAGATGTGGCTGCCGCCAATTTGGCCCAGGATGAAAGTGTAGACTACACATTAAAACCAACAAGAAGACTAGCATCAGGCATTGGCACCATTGGACTCTTTGCCAATTCTAATGTTGCAGTCTCGCTAGCCGAAGACAACGGTTTATGGCTCACCGAACTGAAACGAAACAAAAAACTGAAAAGATCAAAACCGATTCGAAACGAAACAAAAAAATCCGATTAAAACGAaactaaaaatcaaaactcaaccGAAACGAAACCGAATAAACCGACCAAACGGAAACAAAAAATCGAAACCgaaacgaaacaaaaaaaaactgaaaatattgaaaccgattcaaaACGAAACCGAAAAAACCGACCAAACCGAAACAAAAAACGAAACCAAACTGAAACCCGTCCCGACCCGAAACGCGTCCCCTGCGGAAACTCATGTCGGCCTAAAACCCGTTGCGATCCGATACCCGTCCCGTGCGGAAACTCGTGTCGGCCTAAAACCAGTTGCGATCCGAAACCCGTCCCATGCGGAAACTCGTGTCGACCTAAAACCCGTTGCGATCTGAAACCCGTCCCGTGCGGAAACCCGTGTCGACCCGAACCCGATCCAAACCGACCCGTTCTGATCCAAAACCCACCCCGTGCCAAAACCCATTCTGATCCGAAACATGTCCCGTTTATTTAAGGTGctaacccacatcgacccatttctttaaaattgtcgacccgttttgacccgaaaataacaagatggaatttcaaTTGACCCGTTGTGACCCgtttagttaaaatatcttacccaaactaacccatataattttaagagtgaattgcaagttttgtcctttatctttaggccattttgcaagttttgtcctttatgtttaaatttgacgagttttgtcctttatgtttgaaaatcaagcacgttttatcctttggggcaaaacgtgcttgatttttaaggacaaaacgtgcttgattttttaaacataaaggacaaaacgtgcttgatttttaaacataaaggacaaaacgtacttgatttttaaggcccaaagggtaaaacgtgcttgatttttaaacataaaggacaaaactcgtcaaatttaaacataaaggacaaaacttgcaaaatggcctaaagataaaggacaaaacttgcaattcactctaattttaaaagcaacccaaactAACCCACTTGAAAgcctttgggtcaagattgccacCTCTAGTCACATCAAACCCATTACTAaaaatagagttaaatgtcattttagttcatgtggtttgggtcattctgtcagtttagtctaaaggtttgaaacattgtcattttagtccaaatagtttcaaacgtcgccattttagtccattgggttaacttcatccatttttttctgTTATCGAGAAGGGCAAtacggtcattttatatggccgaattgcccttctagttaacagaaaaaatggatggagttaacccagtggactaaaacggcaacgtttgaaactatttggattaaaatgacaacgtttcaaacctttaaactaaactgacaaaataactcGAATTATATTAACTAAAATCACATTTAACTCCTAAAAATTAGAAAACACCAAAATAGACGCCGTCATCTAGTGGGGTTTTTGTAAGGTTTAAACTTTAAACAAACGCGTTCTAACATTTAACGCCGTGTAACTGTACGTATATATACAAGAAAATACCACCCACCATTTTTCCCCCAAAAACGTTTCCTCTTCATCTTCTTTCCTCCATCGTTATCTCCTCCCCGCGTCCATtcccctttctctctctactttctctctctatacatatatatacatacatacatacccacatACTTGTTCCATATCTTTTATTGCTGAATTGCATTTAAATTGAAGCTCAAtcagaaacaaaaaaaaaggtGAGTGATTGTCTCAACATGATGTTAATTAAAGctctaatttttttttgttatatatttatttaaataattgTATTGTGAATGAATTATTCCAGATCATGTTTATTTTAGGTACCCATTGAAATTGAATTAATATTAGCCaagaaaaagttttttttttttttttttttttttttttttgaaatgggATTTTATGTTTATAGATTACTTAATGTTTAAGTTTtgaataactttttttttttctattgatTGATGTGTGTTTTGGTTTTATTGAAGATGTCATGTGATATGATCAACTATTTGTGGCATTATTTGAAAGGGgctaaagagttaattactgttttcgtccctgtgtttgtcaaaaaaaacacaatttcagcccattagtttaaaaattgcgatttcaagtctatgtggtttcactttcgtaaccatttcagtccacctcgtaaccatttcagtccatgtacttaacagaataatggattgaaatggttatgaaagtgagaccacagggactgaaatggttaagaaagtgaaaccacagggactgaaatcataatttttaaactaatggactgaaatagtgatttttgacaaaccacagggacggaaacagtaattaactcggggctaaaagatttatttttatagATTTTAAAAGTtgcaaaatttaaaatttattcaAGAAGTTGGTTTGGGTTAGATTGTCTTTTGAATGTATTTAAATGAATTAGTTACTAATTGGGGTATGATTAAAAGATTGATGATTGGTTCGATAGTTGTTGGGAGGATTTAGTTATCCAAGTATGCAACCTTTAACAATATTTTAGGGTTCTTGAGTAATGCATGAGTATAGAATGAAGACATAGATAGGTGATAGTTAGATATAAATGGTTATCATTTTAAGGCGTATTTCGTTTTCGATTGTTGCGGTTATTAACAACAATGAGAGTTTCTAAGGGACATTCTCGTGGTTAAGTGGCGCGCTTTACAACCAAAAGGTTGAGAGTTCAAATCCTGCAGGGTGTAGGTACGGGTGTGTTTACTCTAGAAAATCTAGGAAATGATGTTCAAAAATATAAACAATAGATACGGGTTCATATGTTAATATGTTATTATATGATTTAACTGTTAGACATAAAAATacgagttaattgcccggatggtccctgtgattttacgttttttcacgtttagtccctaccttttggaaatagcaggtatgcttcctatggtttgtcattttgttagtcggatagtcccctgacatttactcaggggactatctgagtaacaaaatgcaaaccatagggagcatacatgctatttccaaactaactgacatctactcatgtgactatccgagtaacaaaactaactgacatctactcatgGGGAGCATATCtactattttcaaaaggtggggactaaacgtgaaaaaacgtgaaaccacagggaccatccgagcaattaactcttaaaATAACTCATAAGTTGCTATATATTTATCCTTGTTTTTACCACTGGATTAGGAATGTATAATGTATATGATTTATGTCGACCGTTCTTCAAGTCCGCAATTCTATGAACATGACATTTTATGTTCGTCAAGATTATTTGCTTCTTGTCGTTATATATTCTTTTATAGCCGTCAAATTTTTTACTTATTTTCTTGAATTTCAGGGAGAATACTATATTGGTGGTAGAAATTCTGATCATATTTCATTTTAGTGTGGGAATATGTGTGAATCGAACTCGGATGTTGTTAGATGGGGTCTTCATTACCTTGATGTGGACCATATTTTTAGTTCTACGTATTACGGTGATAGCAATCAACACGACGTAAACATATGTCATGAACAATACAATGGAGGTAGTTATCAAGAAACCGAACTTAACGATGTAAGAAACGATGAAATGCTTGCTCACTCTCTTCAACAAGAACTATTGGATCTCTCGATTTCGGATGAAGATGAGTTATCCAATGTATCTAATCCAGTTGATCATTTACAAATATCCAATGATACTCAAGATTGGTATGGCCGTCCCTCGTCAGATAATTATTATTATGGTAAGCCAATATATAATCTTTAGAGCAAGGTACACGGATGGTCCTCGTGATTAACCAAATTTTTAGATTTAGTCCCTAGTTTtgtaaagtacacagatggtccctgtggtttgcactttgtaacgtatttagtcccTAACATTTGCTAAAAGTACACCGATGGTCACCGTGGgttgcactttgtaacgtatttagtcctcaaattttgccaaaagtacatgaatggtccttgtggtttgcactttgtaatgtatttagtccccaacttttgctaAAAGTACACCGATGGTCACCGTGGgttgcactttgtaacgtatttagtcctcaaattttgccaaaagtacatgaatggtccttgtggtttgcactttgtaacgcatttagccCCCCCCCCAACATTTAgtgactaaatgtgttacaaagtgcataccatagggaccatccatgtacttttggcaaaagttggggactaaatgcgttacaaagtacCATACGGACAATCTGTGTACTTTAAAAAAGTTGcggactaaatccaaaatttgggttaatcacagggaccatccatgtactttgcTCTAATCTTTAATAAGCAAAATCCATGTCTTTTACAGTTTTACGTATAATCTTAGTTGGTAAAAGTAAATTCTTGTGATTAACAGGTGATGAATCCAGATTACATGAAACAGACGAAATGGGTCCATCAAGTTCATGCTCGAGCCCTGAAAACGTATCTTATGATGGGGATGACTATTCGTATAATCTTGAAATAACCGACGAATCCGATCTTGATGGAGAAGTATGCAAAAGATTAAATGAAATCATTCCTATTCCTGTAAGTGCACTTTTCTATAGCATTCGACGTTTTTTTACCATATAGAATTACAGCTACTGTTGTCTCGAAAGCGCACACACGTATATCTATTGGATAAAGcagaaaaaataaattaaatgagttaaatgccattttagtccctgtgatttgggccattttgccagtttagtccaaaggtttcatttttaacctgtgggtccaaaaaggtttcatcattgccattttagtccactgggctaactccatccattttttctgttaatgagaagaccaattcggtcattttatatggctgaattgcccttttagtaagcagaattacatacaaaattaccgaattgcccttctcgttaacagaaaaaatggatgaagttaaccctggactaaaatggcaagtgtgaaacatttttggacccacaggttaaaaatgaaacctttggactaaactggcaaaatggcccaaaccacagggactaaaatggcatttaactctaaataaaTTAACAAAGTATTTTTTGATTGAACTCTATTTGGATTACATATTCTACAAGAGCATAAATAAGtccaaaagtttcaagaaaaCTGAACTATAAACAAGTCTAAGTTTGGAATCTATGTTTAGTAAGGTAACAATGTAGAACGAGTTAACGCTTAAAGTATCGTTTGTTTTACTATTTCTATCTTCTTTAATtgtagagtaaattacaaaaatcgtcctttatgtatgtcacttattgcaaaccgTGTCCTTtttcttcaataattacagaaaacgtactcgatgtttgcaaacccttgcaagttatgtcctttagccctaactctgttaatttttgtggttaaatctgtcCAAATGGACCCCAcgtgagggtatttttgtggttaaatatgaccaaatggaccccacatgagagtaaaatgaccaaaataccctcatgtggggtccatttggtcaaaTTTAACCACGAAAAAATAACTGAGctaggcctaaaggacataacttgcaagggtttgcaaacatcgagtacgttttctgtaattattgaagacaaaggacacagtttgcaataagtgacatacataaaggacgatttttgtaatttactcttaattgTATATCTTGAGAATGTTTGATTCTTATTCGTATAAGCAATCTTGTCACTTATTTACTTGAAGAATATGATCTACTTCATATTTTTCTGTGTATCCATCTTTGTTCATTTATTACGCCTCACAtgtaaaagagttaattactgttttcgtccttgtggtttgtcaaaaatcactatttcagtccattagtttaaaaattacgatttcagtccccgtggtttcactttcgtaaccatttcagtccctgtggtttcattttcgtaaccattttaaCCCATTATTCTAtcaagtacagggactgaaatggttatgaggtggactgaaatggttacgaaagtgaaaccacagggactgaaatcgcaatttttaaactaatggactgaaataatgatttttgacaaaccacagggacgaaaacagtaattaactccatGTAAAATCTTCTTGGTATACATCTACATTaaaaagtaaataataataaaatttacaGATTAATTTAATAATGGCTTTTATTATTTTTGGCAGCATATCCCCAAAATTAATGGAGACATACCGTCAGTTGATGAAGCTACTTCTGATCATGAGAGGCTATTGGAGAGGTTTCACATATTTTTTGCATATACTGTTGGTTAAAGTTGTTAACTTTACTTTAGGAAATCCTTTCCGTTGATTATAGTTTAGGGTTTGCTAAACGAGTCGTGTTTgtgggttggcgggttcaacccaaACCCGAAAATCGAACACGACCCGAACCCAAAAAAcgtgtcatacatatgaacctgGACATGACCTGAATATTCGCGAGTTCACCCGAACATGACCCGTTCAACCTGATATTTTTTTTTCTGcgaattaatatattaaaatttactaaaaaaacACAATTGTTTATAATACAATcacatttaaattataaaatcttaaGTCAATTTCCtcttttaagttataattatgccATAAAATACACACCGAATTTAATTTTGTGACATTAAACATATCGtaacaaatataatataataataatataatataaacgGGCTAAACGGGTTCGTGGGTTCAACCTGCAACTGAACCAAACCTGTGAATTTCTTGTTATGTTCATGtggtgtcagaaattcacacccttATGATAGTTtattgagttaaatgccattttagtccctgtagtttgggccattttgccagtttagtccaaaggtttcatttttaacctgtgggtccaaaaaggtttcacagttgccattttagtccactgggttaacttcatccattttttctgttaacgagaagggcaatttggtcattttgtatgtaattctatTAACTAAAAGGGTAATTCAGCCATAAAAAAtgtgaccgaattggccttctcgttaacagaaaaaacggatgaagttaacccaatggactaaaatggcaactgtgaaacctttttggacccacaggttaaaaatgaaacctttggattaaactggcaaaatggtccaaaccacagggactaaaatggcatttaactctagtTTATTAATATGATATTTTAAGTCAGTATTAGCATATACACATTTGTATATTTGAAGCTAGATTTGTTTGCTCTTAGGTTGCAAGTGTATAACTTGATTGAATCCAAAGTTCAAGGCGACGGTAACTGTCAGGTCCgttataaaaacataaaaaaattgtaacttttttaatatattttagtcAGTGTAGGATTCATGaatcattatttttttttctccAGTTTCGAGCTTTATCTGACCAATTTTACCGTTCACCAGAGCATCATAAATTTGTGAGACGACAGGTGGTTAATCAGGTAAAATCTTTACTTTGTGTTTAATCTTTTGTATGTTTACGGTTTCTGATCCGTAATCATATCAGCTGAAATCACATCCAGAAATATACGAAGGATACGTCACCATGGCGTACAATGACTACCTAAAAGGGATTTCCAAGTATGTCATTAAACTTTtcttctaaatttttttttttttttatatttttttcatgACATATATATTTGATTATAGGAGTGGAGAGTGGGGAGATCATGTCACCTTGCAGGCAGCTGCAGATTCTGTATGTTGACCATCTCTTTGACTTTAGTGTATATTAAAAtttgagttaattgccattttcgtcaatgtggtttgtccaattatgccAGTCCAGGCCAAATTTCTACCATTTCCGTCCCTACCATTCTTAAAACATGCCAGTTCCGTCCAAAACACTAACGTTTGTTAAAACCTGCTGTTTAATGAAGGGTTAAAACGTCATTTTTCTTTTTTCTCAGTCCaggccaaatttcaaatttgtaccatttcTGTCCctaacattcttgaaacatgccaGTTCTGTCCAAAAAACTAACGTCTATTAAAACATGCTGTTTCATGAAGGGTAAAAACGTCATTTTCctcttttattttccttttttaaaGAGGTGGGATTTTAATAGGGTTTAAAagggaaaataaaagaaaaaagtaAATGACGTTTTAACCCTTCATTAAACAACATGTTTTAACAGACGTTAGTTTTTTAGACGGAACTAACATGTTTTAAGAATGTTTTAAGAATGTCAGGGACggaaatggtacaaatttgaaatttggcctggactggcataattggacaaaccacaaggacggaAAAAGACAGTTAACTCTTAAAATTTGGATTCCAAACTCTTTCTTAGAATTTTCATATGTTTCACATGCAGTATGGTGTCAAAATTTTTGTTCTAACCTCATTTAAAGATACTTGTTCAATTGAGATTCTTCCAAAAGTGCAGAAGTCAAAACGCGgtaatttttgttatttttatacaTGATATGTTTATTTAGTTACTGTTATAACTTGCAAATTGTTTATATCTgctaattatatttatatatatatatatatatatatatatatatatatatatattcatttttTACAGTTGTTTTCTTGAGCTTTTGGGCTGAGGTGCACTACAACTCTATTTATCCTGAAGGAGGTATGTTTTATGATCTTAAATTGTAgaaagagtaaattacatttttgacccctgtggttatatcacttttactatatcagcccaaaataagaatttttaacatatctgcccctatggtctctataactaaccattttggcccctaagtctagagatcatgggggccaaaatggttagttatagagaccatgagggcagatatgttaaaaattcttattttgggctaatatagtaaaagtgatataatcacaggggccaaaaacgtaatttactcttgtaGAAATAACAGTAGTTTGATTATTCATCAACTGATACATTTCCGTTCGTATTATGTTTAACAGAATTACCGCCGCCTGAATACAGGAAAAAGAAACGATGGTGGAATTTTAAAAACCGGCATCAAGCATAtcttgattgaaaaaaaaaaatgttgttcTGTCTATTAAGTTAAAAATGTTTTACTTTTGATTCTTAAAATCTATAGCAAATAAATTATAAGTTATACATCATGTACAGATCCTTTTCTTGGTTGTTTAAAAGGCGATTATGCCgatttaaacatgtttaaatatcaTGGTTCATATATGGCTAATTAGCACTCCAATACTTGTCGTTATGGTGTCCACAGTCCGGTTGTGGCGGTTTTTAAGTCAAATTTCGAAAACTGTTAGCATCCATAAACCAAAATCAAACCCTTCTATTTGAAGTAACTAATCTTTTTAATGGTGGCATGTACCCCTGAATTCCAATACTTTATCAAATGTTGCTCCAATGTCTTAATTCTGATTTAATGATACCCTGGTCTAAGATCCAGCTTAGAAAATATAGCTGCTCCCACTAACTCACCCAATAACTCTATTGTATATCAGCATTTATTTAATACTGCCTCGAAAGACGAAAACAGTGCTTCAATTTGGGTTTTTAAACTTCAAATTAATAAAAAACAAGCCGTTTGGAGCACGTTTCGagataagttttacataaatcgacttatatcctcgttctgatcaaaatccctaaaatgtcggtttgtaattcggaaaaaaaacttaattttaattaagctatttttaacggcggactattattGGCCAAAAGTGGACccgttcggattattatcggtaAATAattgagttgggattattatcggccaaattgagaaagttggaattatttaaatccaatttgccttaaaTAAGTAATGGTTATGGTATCATGATGCTTCTGTTGACCTTGTTTTCAGATTCACTTGTTAATAAAGCTTTATTTACCTTGTAGCAGCTATATCATTAGTTCCAATTAAGGATGACAATCGAAACTGAGCCTGACAGGTAAACCCGAAACCCAtcacatttgggacgggtttggggtcaGGTAATTGGGTATGGGATTGGGTTTGGGACTGGTTTTTATTTTTTCGcacgtttgggatttggtgatATACCTGACCTGATTATCCGATAAAGTGTACCCATTTACTAGATAATTATTTTACTTTTTGTATATACGTGTAATAATATATCAATTATTGGCATACACTATTTTTGTCATATATGCATAATGCATTTAAGTATATCTTTTTATATACATTTTtcgtattttatttatatattttgaagttatttgatatatttttgTAGTGATAATGCTAAatgtaattgtttaatgattacCTGATAGATACCCAACGGGTTTTTGGTCAAGTATACCCAACGTGTAATTTTTTAAATTAATGGGTTTACCCGAAGCCTGTTAGTATACCCGATACCCAACAAGTATTTACTTGCTTGAAACTCAACGGGTTTAGGACGGGTTTGAGACAATTTGATCTAATTGGGTTTGAggttgggattacctaaaccgtCCCAAACTCGTCCCATTGTCATCCCTAGTTCCAGTTTAAATATCATGGTTCATATATTATGGTGTCCATGGTCCGGTTATGGCGATTTTTAAGTCAAATTTCTAAGATTGTTAGCATCCGTAAACCAAAATCAAACCATTAGAAAACGTGAAGCCTTCCAAACAAAACTAAGGTTGTGTTTTACTATTTTCACTATTTGGACTTGTCAAGTAACTTTTGGCACAAATTGGGTTGGCAATCGACACTTGGCCCGAAAACTTCTAAGATTCGGTAAATATATTAATTGTGACATGTATTGATTATTTAATTTTAGAGACAAGAAACTTAGGAGAATATTTTAAAAACTATGTAACATCAACTCCATACGGTTTTGATCAATCTGCAACTAGAGATGTCAATTGCTAACGCGACATGAAAGTATTCACGTTTGGGTCCTAACCCGCCTAAAACTATACTAAAAAATATTTCTATAAGTTCAACGAACCACCACGCCGCCATGTTTAGACATTGGTTAGGGATAATCTTTGGAGTTTTGGTGATAGTTTGATTACAAATCCAAGAGTGCTACCATGTCTAGAGCCTAGGGGTGATAGACATTGCTTAGAACCTCCTACCCATTATTTGTTAGGTTTAGATTTCCCATGACCCAAACCCATCATAACCCGGCAACCAAACCAATCCAACCCGCCCATTTTGCCACCATCAGAAGTGACAAGGTTTTCATCCGTACCACAACGAAACCATTCAAACTGTCGATACGAGAAGGTAAAAGCAAAAACCGAAAAGACCAAAAAGATTCAAAAGAACCACGAAACCAAACCAATGATCCATCCGGCTGATAGGTTCACCTGTTCAAACCCACCACACTATACGACGGTAGGGTTCAAGCTTGTTTCGAATAAATGACTCACTTGGATCAAAATATAAACATTAGTTCTTGAATACCAAAGGTTTTATAACATTATAAAGATTGtctagtgaaaaaaaaaaaaaaaaaaaaaaaacttgagaaGTTAAATAAGTGTGTTTCAAGTTAGTTATATAGGTCATCCTCATCAGCTGCCCCTGCAGAAGCAGCAAATGGGTCCGAGCTACCCGCACCAGCGGCTGCACCACTTGTCTCAGCAAACTTGAACTCGGACC contains the following coding sequences:
- the LOC110891278 gene encoding OVARIAN TUMOR DOMAIN-containing deubiquitinating enzyme 12, whose amino-acid sequence is MCESNSDVVRWGLHYLDVDHIFSSTYYGDSNQHDVNICHEQYNGGSYQETELNDVRNDEMLAHSLQQELLDLSISDEDELSNVSNPVDHLQISNDTQDWYGRPSSDNYYYGDESRLHETDEMGPSSSCSSPENVSYDGDDYSYNLEITDESDLDGEVCKRLNEIIPIPHIPKINGDIPSVDEATSDHERLLERLQVYNLIESKVQGDGNCQFRALSDQFYRSPEHHKFVRRQVVNQLKSHPEIYEGYVTMAYNDYLKGISKSGEWGDHVTLQAAADSYGVKIFVLTSFKDTCSIEILPKVQKSKRVVFLSFWAEVHYNSIYPEGELPPPEYRKKKRWWNFKNRHQAYLD